In Hippoglossus hippoglossus isolate fHipHip1 chromosome 19, fHipHip1.pri, whole genome shotgun sequence, the DNA window GTCCCAGAAGCCCTGCAGATCAGTGCAGGTGGTGATCTTCTCCCCTCGGCCCAACTCGCAGTCGTCGATCAGACCGCTGAACTGGTTGAAACGCTCTTTCATCAAGAGCCGCGCTTGGCCGATTGTTGTACGCATTCGGTCTCTCACTAAACAGAGAAGAGCCAGAAAGACACTGAATTACTGCTGTTCAGTTCAGGGAACACTGGCCTCTGTGCAGCACCAAATTAAACTGAGTCAATGTCACACTCACTCTCTTCTGGGATGGACTCGTCTTCCACTTTAGGCTCCCACTCGACACACAGAGTTCTAAGTTGGTTTGTCTCACTCACAATCTCTGATCTGAattataaaaaatttaaaaaagcatggAAAACATTGAATTAACCAAACTActgtttgtacattttgtacatATATGAatagaaagatttaaaaaaaaaaaaaaaaggtaccTGAAGTATGGCACATCATGCTTTGATTCCAGGGGGCTGTCTGTAGTTGGAGGAGACACTATGGGAGATGCTCGGGGCTGGGAGCGGCGAGGGGACTTAGAGGGAGAGGGTTCACACGTTTCAGGCTCAGGTTCAACGTTGAACGAGGGAACTGATGGAATATTGAAGCTGGGGCTGGGTGGGAAGATTCACAACACGGCATTTAGATGATAAACTTGAGCGGTAAACATAAAAATCTGTCTTTGAGGCTTCTTCTATGGTTAGGCTCACATTTAAATTATCATAGTAAAGCAACCGACAGACCTTGGTGTAAGGAAGGCGTCTGCTGAGCGAGGAGTGAGAGGCTCGAACTTGAAAGATGACAAGCCGACAGGAGCCTGGAAGAGAAAACCCTCTGGAGCAAATGAAGATAAAGATGGAACCTCAACAGGGTCCACAGCAGGGACGGAGTCCATCGGATCCTGATCCACCACCATGTCTTCCTCCTCAGACGTGGAGGGATGAAGTTCTTCCTCTGGCTCCTACACAAGACAGAAACAGCAAattactgtttttaaataattctttttttaaaattactataaaaaaatgaaggagagagaaatgaaattCTCACCTTTGGGGCAAGAGGCTGGACGGTGTGGACAGTTGCTGCAGATTTAAtggaagagaaacaaaatatGGGGTATAAATGACTAACAAATGCTCATGATCACATGGGAAAAGTAAAATTAATCAGTCTCAAAAACGACATGGCTCTATGACAACTTGAAACGATACCTTTGCAATTCTTGTCTTTGCCAGAAGGGAGCGCCACATGGCTGACAAAGGCTCTACTCCTTGTGGCCCTTACATCTGAGGGTGGAAAGGGACATTTAACAGGGTTCAAAGTGGTTTTCTAGAACAATACTGCATTTATCCTGTGCACCAGAATCGCCTCGCTAGCAAGGTATTATTTTCACCCGTCTGTGTGTACAACAGAACTCAAGAATGATTGGACGGGTTTCGAGGTCAACGAAAATAAGGTacgaaaaaaacattttacaatagGTCTCTGCAAATAACAGgaataaacattattttggtCAAGAAATCATTCCCCATCACATAAGTGACATCACAAAATGACATAATACATAGTTTGCAAATTAATTTTCCCAGGCATCTTTGCACTCTACAGGAACATTAGCAACACAGCCTGCAGCATATTTAGATTTGCAGTCATCATCATACGGTATGAATAACGccattattacaatattaaaaaGTTGCCTGATTGgggtatatacacacacacacacacaacacacacagggtatGTGTTGCCGCTCTGATGCTTTTCGTTCATTTTGCTTTAATGATCAAATTTCCAACGTTATTACACGTTCTATGCCAAAGAATAACAAACAGCTTGAACTCTGGCCTGGGCTCAGTTTATACCTGCAGCCTTGTCCTTCGGTTTGTCTTTCACCACAGGAACAGTTGTAACAGGAGGCCTGTTGGCTGATCTGGTCGTCGTAGCTCGTACGGAAGGCTCCACTACAGTAGGATGGCATGACAGAGACACTGGCTGAGTTGCCAACAAGGAAACACAATCGGGCAAAGCCAACACGATAGCTAGTCTCAAGGTCAAGTTATGCGCCGAGATTTTTCTCATTAGTTACCGGCACAAACTTTGGTTGAAACCGGTGCTGGGGCAGGCTTGACAGGAGCCCCCCGGATCCTGgttgatctttccacagcaagTTGAGCTAAAGGAAGAGCAAGAGATCAGGCATGAAATAAAATCACCAGATTCAGTTATCAGTGGATAATCCACTACACTTTTCCCCtatgtgttgttttatgtttggtCAATTCtgattggttttaatgtaaaagcataaaaaagGCAGAGGCAGTTGAGATAAACACACAGGATTGTTCCAGGGGCTGTGTGCACATATATGCATATACACTTGTGTTTACAAAAAGGGGACattcaattaatttaccttTCTTTGCCACAGTATTTGTGTCTTGATTCTTCAGAGGCTGTGGAGATTTGGGCAAAAAGGTAAATGAAAGAGCACAGCAGTTTTAATTCAATGTAAATGTTCATCAGAAAGATGTTGGAATACAATACCTGCTGCACTTGCTGTGGTTGTTTCATTGAACGAGTGACTCTGCTACTCTGGGATGTAGCTGCGTTCACTTTTAtctgaaacacaagcaaatatgACATGATGATCACAGAAGTTATACTTCATCAAAGTCAACCCAGCTACACAGACCCATTCCATTGTTGTAAGCAGTTTAATCATAACCAGTAAGAACAAATTAAAGCAGTGGGGTAGAACTATAAGTTACATTCACATTTACAGCAATTGTGAGCCTACAGTTAAGTCCTTGCTCACCTCCTTTGCTCTTTTTGGAGCTGCTGGGACAACAGGCAGAGAACCAATAGCGAATCCGTCTTTAGGATGATACAGGCCAGTCTTAAATACACCTTTGCGCTCCTTAtctctcatttctttctccttctcaaGAACCTTACGTTCTTTCCAACGCTCAAGCTGTTTCAACCTCTCTTCTCCTGCCACATCTGGAAAAAGGTCAGAGAAGCCTGGTGATCACCTGGATTTTTCTAAACAAAGTGTTGCTAGCTCTAtagtaaatcattaaaatataGGGTTATTGTAGTGTGTGCCTGCACAGGTTATTAGGTCTGAGCTCAAGGATATTGAAACATTACTTTTTGCAGACTGTGCAGTGTTCAGAGTTTTCTCGTTGATGGTTGACATGTTGGCCATCGCGATGGAAGCGTCCAGGGAGGAGACGTCCAGCTCTGGGAGCTTGTCCAGCTGCCTGCGTGTGTTCACGGCCCGATCTCGATTCTCCTTCTGGGACTGAGACCTTCTGCGGGACAATTTTACTCTCAGCATGGACACACTGGTGTCCCGCTGGCGCAGGTGAGAAAAGCGAGACTCCATGGTATCTGGAAAAATCTGTAGGAGGAACACAAGACTATGCATTAGAGGAATACTGCATTTGACAGTTACtacacaaattacacacataaggcacatcacacacacaagtaattGTAGGAACTGATACTAAGGTAGAAATAACTCATTTTCTCAATTTATTATCTTTAACCAAATGTTAAAACATCTATATAATGTGTATAAAGTTGCTGGTAGTAGCAGTTTCctctcaaaaacaaaataaggaTGTTCGTTCAAATATCATTAATGTAACATGAATGCTGTCCCCTGACTAATATATACATGTAGCTTGTGCCTTTAAATATGGGCGAACCAGTTAGCTAACAGGCTAATGTTCCCGAAATccaaaaatgtacttaaattTACAAAACTTTATTAAAGTGACGAACACTAAGAGGCGAAAAGAgccaacacacacgcacgcacgcccacaagcacagacacacacatttgtatttagAGAAGAGTAATACATTACGAGTTTAACGAGCTTAAATAGTGGTATAAACACTACGTCGTGGAGcgaactttaactttaacaattTCACTTCAGCCTCTCAACATAATGAACACGTATCTGTTGTAAATGCCAAAGCCTAAAAAAAACTGGATCCAAATGggatttgaatgtgtttgttagcaTCCAAAATTAGCAACCGTGCGCTGAACTACTGCGGATGAACAGGAAGCCACGAGTCACGTTAACTGTTCAGTTGGCAACAAAAGACCAAAACTAGCATTTAGACAATTTACAATCATACACACGTCTCACCTGATCctttgttaaaaaacacacgcacaaaaaaaCTTCCTTTGGTCGcagagttaaaaacaaaaacctgaaaaacaacGGACGGACTTCAGCTcagtctgaaaacacaacaatcatgGCGGGCGACTTTTTGAAATTCATCTGGTAGGacgctgattggctgagagtcAGAGCTCCAGtgtgagctctgattggctctttttttcttcttcttcttcgggTTAGTTTTCTCTACTCACAACAACCCACGGATTTGACCTGATGTCACCTACTGGTCTGGAGTATGACGTGcaaatgaaacatttcaatgtgttttttgagccGTGAACTAAATTACATGTCTGTTCTGTGATGACCTACATGAATACTTCTTTCAATACCAAATTCCTTagcaacatttaataaaaaaagtaaacgTTTATAGGAAGGACAAAAATGAGATGtctataaattaataaataaatgtagggaaaccaaattaaatacataaacGAAATGAAATATCACATGGCTATAAACAACCAGGTTTTAGTTAAACCTGCATAAAAATGGacacataaatatgaaattaatAAATGTCGCTAGacagaaattataataatatagtaaatttatttagattttttacttATGTAATATATTTCCttcatgcattcacacactgtgCTCAAACACAACCGTTTCGCTTTgccatttattttctaattaagGGGACAGTAAAGTATAAGGGAATGTACTTAATGCCGTCTTGGCCTAAAGGGCACCAAGTAATTATGGGTTGGCATGCAACTCATATTCATGTAAAAGGGTCTTTGGCCTGGGACATGGTGAGGTTGATTCTACCTTCTTATATTTTTGCATCGACTACAGATTGATCATCATAAAACTGAATCAAAAGCTCAGAATAATTCAGGTGGAAACATCTTTGACCTCCAGTTCTGAGCAGAGTTGGTGCCCGTGTCTGCAACtcttataaaataaacattgttaacaTGAGCCCCCTtatggaaccacatttaaatccactagatctaGATATAaatttggatctgaaccaaattgtacacacccatgaatatcagtccccttaacatgtcACATatttatcatcaagatccatttcctgggaaatctgagaaataaaacaaatgctttATCTTGcattaaagaaacaaattctAAGTCAGACCCTTGGTTCACATCCATGCTAAAATTCAATGATTTCTTTCTTGGCTAATGTCCAATACTATCACCAAGTTTTAGGAAATCAattcaataaacaaaaaaactaattaattaacaaacaaacaaacaaacaaacaaacaaacaggtgttAAAACATTACAACCATCGTGGAgtcagtgatgatgatgttgtcatTTGGAAGATGGTGCAAAAGTTTAGTCATTGTCAAGCTTCTAAACCCAAAAAAGACATTTGTCACACATTAActcttaatttatttaaagttagCACAGTTGtttacaaagaaaatatttttgatatgatgaaatctttaaaactttaaagggTCTGGAGTAAACTGCTGTCAGcgttttaaattaatttgaaaaactGTCACAATGTGTtcattacaaaaagaaaatgcatgaaCAACTTCTAATCGGaaagaaatcaaaaagaaacacatgtatgtacaaagaaaatgaaagaaaaggacatgtacagtaaaaatctggatttttacacataattacattaatttcttgtagattaaataaaaaaaagctttttattatattttttgtattttacaatgCAATTATTGCATTACGCTGATGCTGTCATGACAACCCTCAACAGTGACAGTTTTTAGTGTGCTGGAACAGTCGCTCCGCGTCATCAGTCCAAGAAGAATATGTTGTTGAACTGTGTTGCACAAAGCCTCTTAACCTCCTCtgtggaagagaaaagagaaaaaggctTTAAGGGTGAAGAGGAGATTAAGTAGCAGGGTGGATTGTCTACTGTGGCTGTAATGACACAGATTTACTCTTCACCGGCTGGAGGAGACATACCGTTTACTTCGATCAGGTTGGCGTTCTTCTGGTTCAGGATCACGTACAGTTCTCTCTGGTCTGACTTCTTACCGACGACCCAGTAGTCCGTCATTGCTTTTACGATgatttcttcatcttcatcaaccCTGGGAGTGAGACAGACAAAACTTAGAAcacaaagaagaacaaaatatatagaaataacaCTCACTGGAACatttgcatgcacctcctccggagaaaagTGCATTTTTGAAAGCAGCTATGATGTGatttcaaaaaaacataaactttaaTATTCTTTGAAGTTTTGTGTActaaataatatttaacattacaaacaaacaagagaacCACATGTAATTAcctaaaattaaatatttaattgagATAACAGCACAGTGAGTGAGTTTTGACCTTGCTGACAAGATAAGATGACGAGCAGCAACTACACAACaactatataaacacaaattaacactGGTTTTGAGATAAACGTCGATGCCACGGTTTCATCCCACCGACTGAAAACGTTCACATGACTACAGTCTCATGACCACGTCAAACGACGTTTAATGGCCTCATGCTGCCGTATCATCCACTGACACTGAAAGGTTTCCATaactaaaacaaatcaattataGCTACTCTTTGGTTTCTACTGGGAAAACCAAGAATACCACAGAAATGATTTGTGGCCAGCCCCAagaaaaactctggaaaatgccTGGAAGGCATTTGGTAAAGATAAGTACTGCTGCACTCTCACGAAGTGGGTGTTCTCTGCTGTACCTGGCAAAGTCACAGTTGATGTCTCCCAGGATCTTCATGAGGTCAGGGTGGACAGAGGTAAGGCAAACACTGGCTGTCTTCCTCATGTGGATGGTGCTTTTCTCCGCCAGGTTCATGTGGTTGAAGTAGATGAACTTAAACTGAGGCTCCTTCTCTGGCCTGTATggacacaataaataaaagaacagataaattaaactaaataaacaagAGGCAAAACAAGGACCAGTCTTTAGTGAATAAAGATGATTCATCTGTTCAAAGGATACAACTTCATTACGTCTGCCAAGGAGGtgatgaagttgttttgtttgtttgtcatcaggATTAAACCAAAACTACTCAgcacatttccacaaaacttgttggaaggatgggacatgggccaagaaaggaCTCATCAAATGTTTGACCCAGACAAAGAGCCGGATCTAGGAATTTATTTGATGaatttcttgttgtttttgacaTTCTCAAGAATTTCCCAAGGAATAATACATAGCTCTtgataagaaaaaaagatctggCATATataggggactgatttctatgaagcagctttcagacatgcactgaactgatAATCTGAAATGATTCAGAGGAGGTGCTAGAACGCAAATGACATTCTCCgtagtttctcctgccagccctgTGGTGAAAACTCTAAACAAAAAGACCACAgatctcaagatgaaaaagaggcaTCGCACACGTAGAAAGTCTGAACCCCATTGTGCGcacatttctccttttttcatcTTGTGTGTCGCAAAGCAGGAGAAGTTGCAAGTACATCGAGAGGAATGACACATCTTGTGTTTTAACACTAAACCTGGAGTCATGGCCCCTGTATACGACGGTGAGATCCCACTATTGTAAGGTTTAAGAGCTCAGTTCTCTCTGGGGCAGAGACTGTAACACAGCAAGTAATCACTCTGGATGCTAAGGGCAGTTACCTGACATGTATTAAAACAGGTCGTATAACTGATTCATATCTATGCTGCAGCTCATTGACAGTGTCACCAGGCCAAATCAGGACACGAACCGGAGTGCCAGCAGAGAAATTAGGGAGGGCATTATTTATTTAGTGGATTCTTCACTACAGTGATTAAAAAGGAGCCCATCAAATTGTCTGGGCCAGAGAGTCCAGTCTTAGATTACAGGCCAGGGCGTATCTGAAGCTGGGGTTAAAGGAGAGCAGGCTGGGGTGCCAGACTTTAAAGCTACACTGCTTCAGTTACCCACACAATGTGCCAAGACAATATTCAATGGTATTAGAGTTTCATCTATCACTGGCAACCAGACAGAGTTAATACAAAGGAACAACTGCAAACCGATGACACGGCTACTTCATTCACCATACAACCTTGTTTTTTGAGAAGAACTAGTcaaaattctttttttaaataaataattattcattattttaaagatGGTCAgtatcccttgtatgtttggAAATCCtctgaaatatatttatgatCAATTGCCAATCATCAGCAGATGTCAGTGACCACCGGTGGAAGTTAGGGAACCATCATCAGTTGTGTATCTGTCATTTAGCTGTGCAGCTTTTTCATCGcattcatttagttttaaaacaggctttgtacattttcatattAGGATTTCGTATGCTGTCAGTTAAAATAAGatgtatgtaaaatataaacaacttCTTATTCTAGctcttcaaatgtgaaaattcTCTGGTGTAATTACATTATTTCTAGACAGTCTCAAAAGCAGGCAACTGAtatgtggagagagaaagagggaaaacatAAGGAGGCGGGTTAGAAATTCAGACAGTGGTGGATTCTCAACTGACCCTGATATCCTGCGGTTAACGGTGAACTGTTCACATATATCAGATGCCAGCAAGGTGAGCTGAGGTCCCACCAAGCCGTCCAACTCTTCACAGAACTCCCTCGTCAGGTCCACAGAAGCTGGGAAGGGGGACAGGAGGAATACAAGTTCATATATTAGCTCTATACGAGCTGCAGAATGGTCAAAATATTATAAAAGAGCAACATAATAGaatcaaattataaaaaataaactaggAAAAGGGAAAATTCATCATAGAAGTAGGTGCACACTTACCACTGATCATAAAACAAGCTGCAGCGCTCATCGCCTGGAAGAGGGCAGATCAGTGCAGGTTTTAAATGCAGAGTCAAGGTCACTCAGGTTAGAAATTACATTAACGTGATGATAAGCATCATGGGAcgtatttcatcattttaaaactctgcagtctaatccccaaaaatccatatcgtTTAATAGAGCAATGGAATAGATCATCCTAAATCTACTGTTCATAAACACATCCCCCCCATTACAGATTACGAGTCTCACCTGAAAAAATGAATAACAACTTCCCCcctattttaatatatttactCCTGTAGACTGTCACGAAATAACAGATCACATTTACTCTACTGTACCTTATAAACAATAAGATGCAGCTCTTCGTAGCCGTCCTGTGTGCTGACAAAGATTTTGGGGAATCTGAATTTGGCCTCTGGATCTTTAAGGTTGGTGGGTCCTGTCAAAAACCTGGAGAGAACAGATGTGTTCAGCAGAGAGAATATTCAGAGAGCGGCTGTGGTGGAGGTGATCTGACAAAGATTATGACTTCCATAATACTAGTATAAAAGAGGAGGCGTGACATTAGAGCAAACACCTCTGGCCTCAACACTGTTATCTGTATATTCTAGTGTGTCAtgtaaaattgtgttttctgtcccaTGACAGCTCAGCAGGAGTCAGACTTGGACTGCAGCAGCCAAACTTCACCTTTACACTTGAGTCACCTCAAGCTGAAACAAAGTCATCACAAGACACAGGTTTTGTAAGAATTTAAGTACCTGAGCAAACTTTGTCTTGTTGCATATGTACACTGAAACTCAGAAGATACATACAATACACTTACTCCTGCTGTTTGACAACAATGTGTTAGCAAAGGGAGTTTCCTCCGTATCTGATTCCAAGAAAAACTCACTGCCGGTGGAAAACCACATAAAGCTGGCAAACAGATACACATTCTCATGCAAACATTCATGTGCACATCAAGTATCAGTACGCTTTTGGATGTGCAATGCTTTGTCTTTACTTGATATTACaaattttcttctctttttgatCCTATCCTGTGCAGAAGAAGCAGGTACACCTATACCGACACTTACCTTCCGTAGTGCAATAAATTCCCTGCGACCTCTGGCCTCAGAGGAGAGTCCCTGCCGGCCAACTGACAGGAGAGAAGACAAAATGGTGAAGTGAGAATGTGTGGCTTCACTGTGGAAGCAATAATAATGCCTCATATTGTGGTCAACAGTCTTGTGCGATCTGTCAGGACCATTCATATTATAACTCCTTTACAGTTCATCATTAATGTGTTTAAGTTTGAGTTTATGACCACCAGCTCCAAATATGTTCATCTATGTTTGGGGGTGtctacaattaaaaaaatacaccaaACATGAAATTGTAACATTAGCAACACATACTTAAGCAAATTTGATTGATATTGATATCCCAGCCTGTTTATTCAAGGTTTATTAATGTTGAATGTACcgcatgtccaaatcgcaccaaattctAAACTGCACTTCTCTGTGCCCTTAGCAAAGTGTGCActgttattttttaatctgttcaTTTGGCTCTCCCATCTCCTCACCTCTGGTTCAGAGTGTCTGGGGAACAGTGAGGTGGTCAGGTACTTGTACAGGATCCGCATATCGTCTTGTTCCAATCCGCTcctgcagacaaaacaaaaaagctaaACCTTTAAACCTTATAACCTTCACAACACACTGTGCAAAATCATAATTGTGTGTCTCCTGGGGGTAATTATAGTTCAGCAGTGGTTGTAAAACGCGCTACAATCAATACTCCAGAGCCGAGCATGAAAGCACACGATGCAGCTACTTAATTTGGACAATAATTAAACAGCTCATCTTTATTTGTCTATTGACAGTTTGCATTAAATGATCACGCTGCTCTCAAGTCAATTCATTAGAAATCacataatccccccccccccgtgcttaCACTGGAGGTTGATGGTGAAATTAAAAGGCAAGTGGCGTGCCAGGGAGGACATAAACCACAAAGAGGATTAGAGGTTATGTTTAAATCCACCTCTGTTTACACAGCATGTCATGATGTGTTTGCAGAGGCTAATGTTTCGATTTATACAAGATTGTAGAAGCCATCAATTCCTAGGTAGTGGATGTCAGGGAGAAGGCACACACGGTTaaggaaacattttcaacaagcACTCAGTCTGTACCAGATAAGCTGGTCATTATACAGGAAGGCTGTGTATTTGATCAGGCTGaggctctcctccactctgttGACAAAGGACTGGATCTTCAGGTAGGTCATCTTATCCAGTGGGAAGAAGCTGATGCCTCCGAATACATCTAGGAGGTCGCAGGACTGCAAGTGGAGAGTCTGCAGATACTGGAAACCCCAGAGTGACCGCACACAACAAAAATGACAAGACACAGGAGAAGGGAAGGAGCAAGGGGTTAGTTTACCTGTCTACAAGTGCCTCCTTACAGTGCAATAAAGAAAACGGAACGGGAAACTCAAAATGATTGACGCCCCGCACGAGCAGTAGCGCCACTGACATTCAACCTCTGATACGCACCCCacagcctctctctttctcactgtcGTTGAGTTACATGGTGGCGAGGGAAGCCTGTGTTAACTTAAGAAGGGTATTCCCTAATCACAAATGAATTATGTATACTTGGTGTTTCGCCTTGAGCTGCAGCTTTCCATAGAGGTGACAGAAGCTTGAGGCGAAGACAGCTAATGCAGGCGGATATTTACTAGGAAATCAGGCATGACTCCAGCCGGTCATGCCTGATTTCACCACTTTTTCCAAGAGTGACATGAGTATTTACAAGGAaacaaaagttgttttcagatatgaactcagcaggagattctccggtcagACCATTCCACAACAACACATAAATCTCCAGAGTGGTCAAGTaaggggtggtgcagcatgcaGAGGCAGTAGAATAACCGgagttaagtgcatgtctgaaagcagctcaaaaCGTTTACTTGTGGTTTGACCGACTCTGTGTAAATAACAGTGTGCAATATCAAATCAGTGAGTAAGAAGTGGAGAGATATTTACCCTGTAGAAGAACTTTTCCAGCTTCTGTATGAGCAGCTCCACTCCGCCGGCTTCCATCGCTCTGACAAACGTACCATTGAAGAGCTACAGCACGAGGAGAGTAATCACTTTTACCAAATGGATTCTTTGTGCATTATTAAGTCCTTAAATAAGTAGTTTGTCACCATATGTTTTTTAGAAGAAGATGATAAAATTATACACTTTATATAAGTAAAAGAATTAAGCTGCTAAAAGCATTACAGATAATATCATCTAAAACATACTGGAACCAACCTTGTACATGCTGTAGCATTGTCTTACGACTGCACCATAAACAGTGTCCTGCAAAGACAAAAGGGAATggtaagtaaaatgtttttgaagaaaataaaaatgaagacaGTCTCTCTCAGTACTCACAAGTATTTCCTCTTCCTGATATTCTATTGTGGGAGGTTTACCATCTTTGTTTGGTTTCTCGATCATGGGGTTTCGAACCACCTGAAGAATagacaaaataaattattggaaaactgaaaaatgtataaaaggtacaagactgtgtACACAATTCTTTTAAGATTGAAAGAACTACGACTCCCAAGAACCATTGCGAATGATCCCTTTCCAACTGTTTCCTAAAATACTGTTGATATCATAGGTCAACTACATTGGATGTTTACAATATTATGGCtaataatcaaaatctctattcagaaattgaatgggatttttacttcAGGAATCACGCTCTTGAGATATATACGTACAAAAGTTGCAGATTACAAAAGGATTAGAGACGTAAAAGCTAAATTACATTCCAATCGAAGTCTACAAAATAATCTGTATATGCTGAATAACTGTACATATGGGCCTTTAAGATACCATGACTATCCAGAAATTGTCCTCGGGCTCGAAGAAAAACTGCCGGttcttctgtgtgtgcagggatTTAGCCGGTTTTGTCGGACAGAAGGTTCTGGAGGACAAAAAGACGTGACTGTGAGGAGCAAGGAGACACACCCAAACAGAAGATCTGACCCTCCTTTTATGCAGTTTGTCAAACTTAGCCATGCTATCAATATTAAGACCATTTCTAAGCCCAAGGCAAATGTTACAAAGATGCCAAAAGGCTGAATAAACACACCCAAATCCACCCTTTCAGTGAAATACTAGCATCGACTAtatgtaaactctgtttttgaGCAGAGTACTGAGATCTGTACCTGGTGAACTGTACAATGGCTTCACAAAGACCCACATTTCGGATCTTCTCATTCTTCTCAACATCACTGGGGTGGTAAAACAAaatcttcttctcctcctaAATATAGAATCTTTGGATTAGGAATTTAGTTACcctataaaatgttttcttaacaTCTACAGAGTTTAAAGTCAAATGATTCAGGTGTAAAACATGTGCACGGCAACTCTTTCTCTAGGAGTCAAGCTCAC includes these proteins:
- the dlgap5 gene encoding disks large-associated protein 5 isoform X2, with the protein product MESRFSHLRQRDTSVSMLRVKLSRRRSQSQKENRDRAVNTRRQLDKLPELDVSSLDASIAMANMSTINEKTLNTAQSAKNVAGEERLKQLERWKERKVLEKEKEMRDKERKGVFKTGLYHPKDGFAIGSLPVVPAAPKRAKEIKVNAATSQSSRVTRSMKQPQQVQQPLKNQDTNTVAKKAQLAVERSTRIRGAPVKPAPAPVSTKVCAVEPSVRATTTRSANRPPVTTVPVVKDKPKDKAADVRATRSRAFVSHVALPSGKDKNCKATVHTVQPLAPKEPEEELHPSTSEEEDMVVDQDPMDSVPAVDPVEVPSLSSFAPEGFLFQAPVGLSSFKFEPLTPRSADAFLTPSPSFNIPSVPSFNVEPEPETCEPSPSKSPRRSQPRASPIVSPPTTDSPLESKHDVPYFRSEIVSETNQLRTLCVEWEPKVEDESIPEEMRDRMRTTIGQARLLMKERFNQFSGLIDDCELGRGEKITTCTDLQGFWDMVYYQVEDVNKKFDALKEAEGRDWLEDHKPPPRQRKVAKKPSAAPAKPTGTKVAAKSRLAAVKAAMKARQQAAEAEKAAKDAGQSEDDPSLNSEEPKPQAEPQVPGTMVFDGGFFQVESPAKTPGSVRRSSRLSAAVLPQPSPCSNFLTPRRVTRRSLALAPTPIQAAASPAQRILTPAPLRLTHDQTPKSQCGTPRTSKKRQDTVNVSLCFSPAKVVLSDDAQPEGSSSQQTETVSTQEKPASVPEASTVIPVHSLPSITVVDEQEEPVEAVDVVLAASPCKSPPPVCQAPEPSSCLSFTLSPCVSPCQPPMSSPPAVQGHIEAQDSVCCTPDTSVVEEIPGLDFERYLQPSLRGSLSPRETVAMETLSPMAVDVEMESPRGPSDDLLSQHEPGPESGS
- the dlgap5 gene encoding disks large-associated protein 5 isoform X1, whose translation is MESRFSHLRQRDTSVSMLRVKLSRRRSQSQKENRDRAVNTRRQLDKLPELDVSSLDASIAMANMSTINEKTLNTAQSAKNVAGEERLKQLERWKERKVLEKEKEMRDKERKGVFKTGLYHPKDGFAIGSLPVVPAAPKRAKEIKVNAATSQSSRVTRSMKQPQQVQQPLKNQDTNTVAKKAQLAVERSTRIRGAPVKPAPAPVSTKVCAVEPSVRATTTRSANRPPVTTVPVVKDKPKDKAADVRATRSRAFVSHVALPSGKDKNCKATVHTVQPLAPKEPEEELHPSTSEEEDMVVDQDPMDSVPAVDPVEVPSLSSFAPEGFLFQAPVGLSSFKFEPLTPRSADAFLTPSPSFNIPSVPSFNVEPEPETCEPSPSKSPRRSQPRASPIVSPPTTDSPLESKHDVPYFRSEIVSETNQLRTLCVEWEPKVEDESIPEEMRDRMRTTIGQARLLMKERFNQFSGLIDDCELGRGEKITTCTDLQGFWDMVYYQVEDVNKKFDALKEAEGRDWLEDHKPPPRQRKVAKKPSAAPAKPTGTKVAAKSRLAAVKAAMKARQQAAEAEKAAKDAGQSEDDPSLNSEEPKPQAEPQVPGTMVFDGGFFQVESPAKTPGSVRRSSRLSAAVLPQPSPCSNFLTPRRVTRRSLALAPTPIQAAASPAQRILTPAPLRLTHDQTPKSQCGTPRTSKKRQDTVNVSLCFSPAKVVLSDDAQPEGSSSQQTETVSTQEKPASVPEASTVIPVHSLPSITVVDEQEEPVEAVDVVLAASPCKSPPPVCQAPEPSSCLSFTLSPCVSPCQPPMSSPPAVQGHIEAQDSVCCTPDTSVVEEIPGLDFERYLQPSLRGSLSPRETVAMETLSPMAVDVEMESPRGPSDDLLSQHEPAAAVPSVLTLQSPQVQSRAAESDLLLFTPDLKDRIRQSVCPSDLMVFTPPSNV